One segment of Channa argus isolate prfri chromosome 17, Channa argus male v1.0, whole genome shotgun sequence DNA contains the following:
- the tulp4a gene encoding tubby-related protein 4a isoform X2: MFAAVEHGPVLCSDSNILCLSWKGRVPKSEKEKPVCRKRYYEEGWLATGNGRGVVGVTFTSSHCRRDRPTPQRVNFNLRGHNSEVVLVRWNEPFQKLATCDTDGGIFVWIQYEGRWSVELVNDRGAQVSDFTWSHDGTQALISYRDGFVLVGSVSGQRHWSSEINLESQITCGIWTPDDQQVLFGTADGQVIVMDCHGRMLAHILLHESDGIVSMSWNYPNFLVEDSSESDTDSDDYSPPQVHSQKPLLTVSFTSGDISLMNNYDDLSPTVIRTGLKDVVVQWCSQGDILAVAGMERILLSPDPSCPPPTRNAIVKFYNVRGENIYTLDTPAQRPITTLCWGHRDSRLFLACGPALYVVRVEHCIASLQLLCQQGIATAVKEEKDVAKLTMPSRLSSYVTAAFIPTIKPPIPDPNNMRDFVSYPTAGNERLHCTMKRTEDNPEVGGPCYTLYLEYLGGLVPILKGRRISKLRPEFVIMDPKTDGKTDEIYSNSLISAMIDSCNCSDSSDIELSDDWVGKKSPKISRGSKSPKLPRINIDPRKSPKLSRATQEISRSPRLPIRKPSIGSPSLTRREFPLDDITQQNYLAQVTSNIWGTKFKIVGLAAFLPTNLGAVIYKTSLLHLQPRQMTIYLPEVRKISMDYINLPVFSPNVFSEDEDDLPVTCPAGCTDDNPPCTVNIPIAPIHSPAQAMSPAQSIGLVQSLLANQNVHLDVLTNPTATPAGAVASGSDQSQDTILAAQYTVPTRYSSPGQVIFGGLEMGRLMVGPPPSHHSSQQQQQQQQQQQQQQEQPNRHQQQQQQQQQLQHLQQIQHHQQLQQQQQMLQHQHLQQQQQQLQQQHIQQHFQNIQQQHQQQQHIQQQKQLQQQQQQIQQLQQQQQQIQQLQQQQQQIQQLQQQQQQIQQLQQQQQQIQQLQQQQQQIQQLQQQMHHQPQSQMQHPMQQQQQQHHHHFQQQLQIQIPVPSMSSGQPSGAAVHQLQPGALQIQIPHPPADLVVERAVGGEHEHLLKIKTTRSTPQLAEGDTLVFNGPLELSKLNPPPPYPGTVAAAVAAAAAAAAASSSASTAVSHAASGTGAGTSGTPPPGDLCLKKAEFQQYPSGQQQAQYPTPLGYERITTFDSSGNVEEVCRPRTRLVCNQNVYTLQGPGSSATLRVTSSSASSADTKIQLPYTSATLNRLTAPRYSIPSGDPPPYPDQANQNSGRNLGQRLDSSLIHATLRRNSQAAAFKVSQMLEPPRPLPPKAKNSALASSFQQRVPTALYTCSQCSSGSSVGVTAPGSTNGIAGGTIIRQDFPSGNGAPHSTVIVHSNTATPLASQSSYNLLSSLEGSVTATGAGTNRDKADYVNSAFTEDETLNQSLRHLTLGGNDSSGLVVKRPPPYQWDTGTTEEVWVPQERTATLNPNAPPVSHKPPPLILSPAQHLDVSRLPFVLSPKSPVSPNAASFQAAAAGYQISLQYPTSAAFSGAHLQSIPGSPRPCSSPKEVVAPIPFSQQDATLVLPPGYSANLANLACCPLPPMYPGGSASAALPIPPIALHTPWGTYNSCPPMPSPAVPLPPKASHMTVDKNVNSPPPLPPPPPATPAELQSHGGLQEAMADAGDGFQEVLSLTESPVPQRSEKFSKKNRKRADGRADEANVPQLAESSKLKKEGRALGDFNSLISSPRLGGRDKKKLKGQKEQQLKAKKLSKGTANSEFQDSSESEPELFISGDELLNQCQTGKKGWKNKRNLRAASELDEIKSRKANEKEDRGLGSQGFVYVMANKQPLWNEATQVYQLDFGGRVTQESAKNFQIELEGRQVMQFGRIDGNAYILDFQYPFSAVQAFAVALANVTQRLK, translated from the exons GTGGTTTTGGTGCGGTGGAATGAGCCATTCCAGAAACTGGCCACCTGTGATACAGATGGGGGGATTTTTGTTTGGATCCAGTATGAGGGCCGGTGGTCTGTGGAGCTGGTAAATGACCGTGGAGCTCAG GTTAGTGACTTCACCTGGTCCCACGATGGCACTCAGGCTCTCATTTCCTACCGAGATGGTTTTGTTCTTGTGGGCTCCGTCAGTGGGCAGAGACACTGGTCATCCGAGATCAACCTAGAAAGTCAGATTACCTGTGGTATCTGGACCCCTGATGATCAGCAG GTGCTGTTTGGTACTGCCGATGGACAGGTGATAGTGATGGACTGCCATGGCCGCATGTTGGCCCACATACTGTTGCATGAGTCGGATGGCATCGTCAGCATGTCCTGGAATTACCCCAATTTCCTAGTGGAGGACAGCAGTGAGAGTGACACAGACTCTGATGACTATTCCCCACCACAAG TGCACAGCCAAAAACCACTGCTGACAGTCAGTTTCACCTCTGGAGACATAAGCCTGATGAACAACTATGATGACCTCTCTCCCACTGTCATCCGCACTGGTTTGAAAG ATGTGGTGGTCCAGTGGTGCTCACAGGGGGATATCCTTGCAGTGGCAGGGATGGAAAGGATACTGCTTTCCCCTGACCCATCCTGTCCTCCCCCCACCAGAAACGCTATTGTCAAGTTCTACAATGTTCGGggtgaaaacatttacacactggACACACCAGCACAG CGCCCTATCACTACACTGTGCTGGGGTCACCGGGACTCTCGTCTGTTCTTGGCATGTGGCCCAGCACTGTACGTTGTGCGAGTGGAGCACTGCATTGCCAGCCTACAGCTCCTCTGCCAGCAGGGCATCGCCACAGcagtaaaagaggaaaaagatgtTGCTAAGCTCACCATGCCCTCCCGTCTTTCTTCCTATGTCACTGCCGCTTTCATCCCCACCATCAAG CCCCCAATTCCAGATCCCAACAACATGCGTGATTTTGTGAGCTACCCAACAGCTGGGAACGAGCGTCTGCACTGTACAATGAAGCGTACAGAAGACAACCCTGAGGTGGGGGGGCCATGTTATACTCTGTATCTGGAATATCTTGGAGGGTTGGTACCTATTCTCAAGGGCAGGCGAATAAGTAAACTGCGTCCAGAGTTTGTCATCATGGACCCCAAAACCGATGGAAAAAcag acgAGATATACAGCAACAGTCTGATATCTGCCATGATTGACAGCTGTAACTGCTCAGATTCCAGTGACATTGAACTGAGTGATGACTGGGTTGGAAAGAAATCTCCAAAGATATCCAGGGGCAGCAAATCCCCCAAACTACCGAG GATCAACATTGATCCCCGAAAATCACCCAAGTTGTCCCGCGCAACACAGGAAATATCAAGGTCACCGCGGTTACCCATACGGAAACCCTCAATCGGGTCACCCAGTCTAACCCGAAGGGAATTTCCTCTGGATGACATAACTCAG CAAAATTACCTCGCTCAGGTCACATCCAATATTTGGGGAACAAAGTTCAAGATAGTGGGATTGGCTGCATTTTTGCCAACCAATCTTGGTGCAG TGATCTATAAGACAAGCCTGCTCCATCTGCAGCCCAGACAGATGACCATATACCTACCAGAGGTACGTAAGATATCCATGGACTACATCAATCTACCTGTCTTCAGCCCCAATGTTTTcagtgaggatgaagatgaCCTCCCTGTCACATGCCCTGCTGGTTGCACTGATGACAACCCACCCTGCACTGTCAACATCCCTATTGCTCCCATCCATAGTCCTGCTCAGGCCATGTCCCCTGCCCAAAGCATTGGTCTGGTCCAATCCCTACTAGCCAATCAAAATGTTCACCTTGATGTCCTAACAAATCCTACAGCAACCCCTGCTGGAGCAGTGGCCAGTGGGTCAGACCAAAGCCAGGACACCATCTTGGCAGCCCAGTACACAGTTCCCACTCGGTATTCCAGTCCAGGTCAGGTCATCTTTGGTGGACTAGAAATGGGTCGTCTAATGGTGGGACCTCCACCTTCTCATCATtcttcacaacaacaacaacaacaacaacaacaacaacaacaacaacaggaacAGCCAAATCGccatcagcaacaacaacagcagcaacaacaactacaacatcTTCAACAAATACAGCACCACCAACAGcttcagcagcaacagcagatgCTCCAGCACCAACActtacaacaacagcagcagcagcttcagcaaCAGCACATTCAGCAGCACTTTCAAAAcatacagcagcagcatcaacaacagcaacacataCAGCAACAGAAGCagctgcaacagcagcagcaacaaattcagcagctgcaacagcagcagcagcaaattcagcagctgcaacagcagcagcagcaaattcagcagctgcaacagcagcagcagcaaattcAGCaactgcaacagcagcagcagcaaattcagcagctgcaacaacagcagcaacaaattCAGCAGCTGCAACAACAAATGCATCATCAACCACAATCACAAATGCAGCATCccatgcaacaacaacaacagcagcaccaccaTCACTTTCAGCAGCAACTTCAAATTCAAATCCCTGTTCCCTCAATGTCATCAGGACAGCCTTCAGGTGCAGCTGTGCACCAGCTCCAGCCGGGGGCACTGCAGATTCAGATCCCTCATCCACCTGCTGATTTAGTGGTTGAAAGAGCCGTGGGGGGTGAACATGAGCACCTACTAAAAATCAAGACTACTCGATCAACTCCGCAGCTGGCTGAGGGTGACACATTGGTTTTCAATGGCCCTCTTGAGCTAAGCAAGCTGAATCCCCCACCCCCCTACCCTGGTACAGTGGCTGCAGCTgtggctgctgcagcagctgctgcagctgcgtCATCTTCGGCTTCCACTGCAGTCTCACATGCTGCATCAGGAACAGGAGCAGGTACCAGTGGGACTCCTCCTCCTGGTGACCTTTGTCTAAAAAAAGCGGAGTTCCAACAGTATCCTTCAGGTCAGCAACAAGCGCAGTACCCCACACCGCTGGGATATGAAAGGATTACAACATTTGACAGCAGTGGGAATGTGGAGGAAGTTTGTCGTCCTCGAACGCGACTTGTCTGCAATCAGAATGTGTACACACTCCAGGGACCCGGCAGCTCTGCCACACTCAGGGTCACATCTTCATCTGCCTCCTCAGCTGACACTAAGATCCAGCTGCCTTACACCTCTGCCACTCTAAACAGACTCACTGCACCTCGCTATTCCATACCCAGTGGAGACCCTCCCCCATACCCCGACCAAGCAAATCAGAACAGTGGCAGGAATCTTGGACAGCGGCTTGACAGCAGTCTGATCCATGCCACTCTCAGGAGGAACAGCCAAGCGGCTGCTTTCAAAGTTTCCCAGATGCTGGAGCCACCTAGACCACTGCCTCCAAAGGCCAAAAATAGTGCACTAGCATCCTCATTCCAACAGAGGGTGCCAACAGCCTTATACACCTGCAGTCAGTGTAGCAGTGGATCCAGTGTTGGTGTCACTGCCCCAGGGAGCACTAATGGAATAGCTGGAGGAACTATTATTAGACAAGACTTCCCTTCAGGGAATGGGGCACCACACAGCACAGTTATTGTTCACTCTAACACTGCTACTCCTCTGGCTTCCCAGTCTTCTTACAACCTACTGAGCTCTCTTGAAGGATCTGTGACTGCCACAGGAGCAGGAACTAACAGAGACAAGGCTGATTATGTTAATTCAGCATTTACTGAGGATGAAACGCTGAACCAGTCACTGAGGCATCTGACACTAGGAGGAAATGACTCATCAGGGCTGGTTGTTAAACGCCCACCTCCTTACCAATGGGACACAGGTACCACAGAGGAGGTGTGGGTTCCTCAGGAACGGACAGCAACGTTGAACCCCAATGCTCCCCCTGTATCGCATAAACCACCCCCCCTTATTCTTAGTCCAGCTCAGCACTTGGATGTTTCCAGGTTACCATTTGTTCTTTCTCCAAAATCTCCCGTCAGCCCCAATGCGGCATCATTTCAAGCTGCTGCAGCAGGCTACCAAATCTCTCTCCAGTACCCTACATCGGCTGCTTTTTCTGGAGCCCACCTCCAGTCTATCCCAGGGTCACCACGCCCATGTTCCTCTCCAAAGGAGGTGGTAGCACCAATACCATTCTCACAGCAGGATGCAACCCTTGTCTTACCTCCAGGTTACTCTGCAAACCTTGCAAACTTAGCCTGCTGTCCCCTCCCACCCATGTATCCAGGGGGTAGTGCTTCTGCTGCGCTTCCCATTCCCCCGATTGCCCTTCACACTCCTTGGGGTACTTATAATTCTTGCCCCCCTATGCCTAGTCCAGCAGTGCCATTACCACCCAAAGCCTCGCACATGACAGTAGACAAAAATGTTAACTCGCCACCTCCTCTTCCACCACCCCCTCCAGCAACACCAGCAGAACTACAGAGCCATGGAGGATTACAAGAGGCCATGGCAGATGCTGGGGATGGTTTTCAGGAAGTGCTTTCCTTGACTGAGAGCCCTGTGCCACAGCGTTCTGAGAAGTTTAGCAAGAAAAACCGCAAACGTGCAGATGGTAGGGCTGATGAGGCTAATGTGCCACAGTTGGCTGAAAGTAgcaagttgaaaaaggaaggcAGAGCTCTGGGTGATTTCAACTCCCTCATCTCCAGTCCACGGCTGGGTGGAAGGGACAAGAAGAAACTGAAGGGACAGAAAGAGCAGCAGTTGAAGGCTAAGAAACTGAGTAAGGGCACAGCAAATAGCGAGTTCCAGGACAGTTCAGAAAGTGAGCCAGAGCTGTTCATCAGTGGGGATGAGCTGCTCAATCAATGCCAGACTGGTAAAAAGGGCTGGAAGAATAAAAGGAACTTGAGGGCTGCCAGTGAACTGGACGAGATCAAGAGTCGAAAAGCCAATGAGAAGGAGGACAGGGGACTGGGCAGCCAGGGATTTGTGTACGTCATGGCCAACAAGCAGCCACTGTGGAATGAAGCCACACAGGTTTACCAGCTGGACTTTGGTGGGCGTGTTACACAGGAGTCTGCAAAGAACTTTCAAATTGAACTGGAGGGCAGACAG GTGATGCAGTTTGGCAGGATTGATGGTAATGCCTACATACTGGACTTCCAGTATCCATTCTCTGCTGTGCAGGCTTTTGCAGTGGCTTTAGCCAATGTCACTCAACGCCTCAAATGA